The Leptospira fletcheri genome includes a region encoding these proteins:
- a CDS encoding CDP-alcohol phosphatidyltransferase family protein: MLQEKKPKDLLEDRIFTVSNFLSISRVFLLPFFIHFTRKHMEAPKQGEYLLLAIGTCVLAVLTDYLDGFLARLLGQESVLGRYLDPICDKIVTVGGLSVIVHYYHFPLWILCVYILREILGVWLGGFLYLKRGIQGKPNWWGKIGVGLVAVTVLWYMTLPLLYGNYPQDHLFYHPEYSGYLLVTILTIGVVAYARRYWDIVFHPERFVLDPKDKKQKKKYQLV, from the coding sequence ATGCTACAGGAAAAAAAGCCCAAAGATTTACTCGAGGATCGGATATTCACGGTCTCCAATTTTCTTTCCATCAGCAGGGTATTTCTTCTTCCGTTTTTCATCCACTTCACTCGAAAGCACATGGAAGCGCCGAAGCAAGGAGAGTATCTCCTCTTAGCGATCGGCACCTGCGTTTTAGCGGTTCTCACGGATTATCTCGACGGATTCTTGGCGAGACTTCTGGGACAAGAATCGGTTCTCGGAAGATATCTAGATCCGATCTGCGATAAGATCGTGACCGTAGGCGGACTCTCCGTCATTGTACATTATTATCATTTCCCTCTATGGATTCTCTGTGTCTATATTTTACGGGAAATCCTAGGAGTCTGGTTGGGGGGCTTTCTGTATTTAAAACGGGGAATCCAAGGGAAGCCGAATTGGTGGGGAAAAATCGGAGTCGGGCTCGTCGCGGTCACGGTTCTCTGGTACATGACTCTCCCTTTGTTGTACGGGAATTATCCGCAAGACCATCTCTTTTATCATCCGGAATATTCCGGTTATCTTTTAGTTACGATATTGACGATCGGAGTCGTCGCTTATGCTCGTAGGTATTGGGACATCGTATTCCACCCCGAGAGATTCGTATTGGATCCGAAGGATAAGAAACAGAAGAAGAAGTATCAGTTGGTATGA